CGGAACCACTGCGCAGTACCTCAAGAACGGTTTGCGCATTGGCTTGCAGATCTTCCTGGCCATGCAGGCGCATTAACATGGCGACATTCGCCGCGACGGCTGCTTCATGGGCGGCGTCGCCTTTACCTTGTAACAAGCGTGTTAAAATGTCACGGTTTTCTTCCGGTGTTCCGCCTGCCAGTTGCTCCTGGTAGTAGGGCGTCAGGCCAAAATCTTCTGCAGTTAGCTGATAGCTCTTAATTTCGCCGTCATGTAGTTCGGCAACGATTGTCGGCGCGTGTAAAGAAACTTCATCCATCCCGCCGCTGTGCACCACCGCCGCACGTTGATACCCCAGTACGCGCAGCGTTTCGGCAATCGGCAGCACCAGTTCCGGACTATAAACACCAATTAACGCCAGCGGTGGATGAGCCGGGTTAATCAATGGCCCCAGCACGTTGAACAGGGTGCGAGTTTTCAGTTGCTGGCGAACCGGCATCGCGTGGCGGAATCCGGTGTGATATTTCGGCGCAAAGAGGAAACAGACGCCTAACTCATCCAGCGCCTGGCGCGATTTATCGGCATTCATATCAAGATTAATACCGAACGCCGCCAGCAGATCCGACGAGCCAGATTTACTGGAGACGCTGCGGTTACCGTGTTTCGCCACTTTCAGTCCACATGCCGCAGCGACAAACGCACTGGCGGTAGAAATGTTGATACTGTTGCTGCCGTCACCGCCTGTACCGACAATATCGGCAAACAGATAATCAGGGCGCGGGAACGGCGCGGCGTTTTCCAGTAGCGCCGTTGCTGCTCCAGCGATTTCGTTTGGGTGCTCGCCGCGAATTTTCATGCTCACCAGCGCCGCCGCCAGTTGTTCCGGCTTCAGCTCGCCACGCACCACCGCTGAAAAAAGCTGGTGGCTTTCTTGTTGGCTAAGCGTCTGCGCCTGATACAGTTTTTCCAGAATCGGTTGCAACGTGTTGGTTGGTTCTAGTTTCTGCTGCGCCCAGGCCAGCGTTTGTTCCAGCAGGCGAGCGCCCTGAGTGGTAAGAATGGATTCCGGATGGAACTGGAATCCGCAAACGCGATCTG
The DNA window shown above is from Escherichia sp. E4742 and carries:
- the trpD gene encoding bifunctional anthranilate synthase glutamate amidotransferase component TrpG/anthranilate phosphoribosyltransferase TrpD: MADILLLDNIDSFTYNLADQLRSNGHNVVIYRNHIPAQTLIERLATMSNPVLMLSPGPGVPSEAGCMPELLTRLRGKLPIIGICLGHQAIVEAYGGYVGQAGEILHGKASSIEHDGQAMFAGLTNPLPVARYHSLVGSNIPAGLTINAHFNGMVMAVRHDADRVCGFQFHPESILTTQGARLLEQTLAWAQQKLEPTNTLQPILEKLYQAQTLSQQESHQLFSAVVRGELKPEQLAAALVSMKIRGEHPNEIAGAATALLENAAPFPRPDYLFADIVGTGGDGSNSINISTASAFVAAACGLKVAKHGNRSVSSKSGSSDLLAAFGINLDMNADKSRQALDELGVCFLFAPKYHTGFRHAMPVRQQLKTRTLFNVLGPLINPAHPPLALIGVYSPELVLPIAETLRVLGYQRAAVVHSGGMDEVSLHAPTIVAELHDGEIKSYQLTAEDFGLTPYYQEQLAGGTPEENRDILTRLLQGKGDAAHEAAVAANVAMLMRLHGQEDLQANAQTVLEVLRSGSAYDRVTALAARG